In Candidatus Hydrogenedentota bacterium, a single window of DNA contains:
- a CDS encoding DUF1080 domain-containing protein: MKYPHLIVLCLCLFMLTLPFACAEDEERLPQGAATPAPSEAAGWIPLFSPENAAHWKNVTDTTEGVFSIKDGVFEVHGKKSTRYIAWEKERFGDFELHVEFKAPQGANSGIFIRTDPADPVQKGMEIQVFGDYGGAPSKHSSGALYDIATPMFNMALPEGSWNSFDIRFEGSQLEVVYNGWKVLSIDISQMTEPIGKFDTPLALLPREGYIILQNHEDDLSFRNLWVRRL, from the coding sequence ATGAAGTATCCCCATCTGATTGTCTTGTGTCTATGCCTTTTTATGCTAACGCTTCCCTTTGCGTGTGCCGAAGATGAAGAGCGCCTGCCCCAAGGCGCAGCCACGCCCGCCCCGTCAGAAGCAGCGGGTTGGATCCCCTTATTCAGCCCCGAAAATGCAGCACATTGGAAAAATGTCACCGATACGACAGAAGGCGTCTTTAGTATAAAGGACGGCGTTTTCGAGGTGCATGGGAAAAAGTCTACCCGCTATATAGCCTGGGAAAAGGAACGCTTCGGCGATTTCGAATTGCATGTCGAATTTAAAGCTCCCCAAGGCGCGAACAGCGGTATCTTTATTCGTACCGACCCCGCCGACCCGGTTCAAAAGGGTATGGAAATCCAAGTCTTTGGTGACTATGGCGGAGCGCCGTCTAAACACAGCAGCGGAGCCTTGTATGACATTGCTACGCCCATGTTCAATATGGCATTGCCCGAGGGGTCGTGGAACTCTTTCGATATTCGTTTTGAAGGCAGCCAATTGGAGGTGGTCTATAACGGTTGGAAAGTCTTATCAATCGACATTTCTCAGATGACTGAGCCTATTGGTAAATTCGATACACCCCTTGCCTTACTGCCCCGAGAAGGGTATATTATTCTTCAAAACCATGAAGATGATCTTTCCTTTAGAAACTTGTGGGTGCGCCGTCTATAA
- the dprA gene encoding DNA-protecting protein DprA gives MELTREQREWLRLALIPGIGRARFIRLLARFSTPRNVLAATDQELAPIVGKAIAQRITGYADMGDLELQEAKMRERDVHLVTMDDPEYPEQLAEIYDPPVVLYVRGTLLEQDQYAVALVGTRRCSQFGAKLAYKLAYDLAERGITVVSGLAEGIDSAAHEGALAAGGRSIAVLAFGHDRVFPVSNGPLLQSIVEHGCAVSTFPMGVRALKQNFPQRNRILSGLCLGTVVVEAPPGSGSLMTAKFAAEQGREVFAVPGPAGLANSRGPHELIRDGARLVETVDDILVELLLPPEMKRSPVKDTLEGEGAFQESLLFHKAQNVKGASAVPQDTIPAAAAAPAPAPVLTKVEQDILRSLNPEGSFVDEIALTCRISISEALSTLTMLELKNAVRQLSGKRFIPQ, from the coding sequence ATGGAATTAACCCGCGAACAACGGGAATGGCTGCGGCTTGCCCTTATCCCGGGCATCGGCAGAGCACGTTTTATCCGATTGCTGGCGCGCTTTAGTACGCCCCGAAATGTATTGGCAGCCACGGACCAAGAACTTGCCCCTATTGTTGGTAAAGCCATTGCGCAACGGATTACCGGCTACGCTGATATGGGCGATCTTGAATTGCAAGAAGCGAAGATGCGTGAGCGGGATGTGCATCTGGTAACCATGGATGATCCCGAATATCCTGAGCAGCTGGCTGAAATCTACGACCCGCCCGTAGTCCTTTATGTGCGCGGTACTTTGTTGGAACAGGATCAATATGCCGTTGCCCTGGTAGGTACACGAAGATGTTCGCAATTCGGCGCGAAGCTCGCCTATAAATTGGCCTATGATTTGGCAGAACGGGGCATTACGGTGGTGAGCGGGTTAGCGGAAGGTATCGACAGCGCAGCCCATGAGGGGGCGTTGGCGGCAGGCGGAAGAAGCATCGCTGTACTTGCCTTTGGACATGACCGCGTTTTCCCCGTTTCCAATGGGCCTCTCTTGCAATCAATCGTTGAGCACGGCTGCGCCGTATCCACCTTTCCTATGGGCGTGCGTGCATTGAAACAAAACTTTCCCCAACGAAACCGTATACTGAGCGGCCTGTGTTTGGGAACGGTCGTCGTGGAAGCGCCGCCGGGAAGCGGCTCGCTCATGACTGCGAAATTCGCCGCAGAACAGGGCAGGGAAGTCTTCGCAGTACCGGGTCCTGCCGGACTCGCCAACAGCCGCGGCCCCCATGAGTTGATCCGAGACGGGGCGCGTTTGGTGGAAACGGTAGATGATATTTTGGTGGAACTTTTGCTTCCGCCGGAAATGAAACGGAGTCCCGTCAAAGATACCTTGGAAGGGGAAGGAGCCTTTCAAGAATCCCTTCTCTTTCATAAAGCTCAAAACGTAAAGGGCGCATCAGCTGTTCCCCAAGATACGATACCCGCCGCTGCGGCTGCGCCCGCTCCGGCGCCCGTTCTCACGAAGGTGGAGCAAGACATTTTGCGCTCTCTCAATCCGGAAGGTTCTTTTGTGGATGAGATCGCCTTGACCTGTCGTATCTCTATTTCGGAAGCCCTGTCCACATTGACCATGTTAGAATTAAAAAATGCCGTTCGTCAACTTAGCGGAAAACGATTCATTCCCCAATGA
- the lpxK gene encoding tetraacyldisaccharide 4'-kinase: protein MNYFKRLAHKVRSNAPLPLFWHSVLWLASWIQRFGMWLRLRRRPVSVSAYVISMGNITAGGTGKTPAVIERAAQEMKEGKSVAVITRGYGASRESFPLLFDGKESLARVAKRFGDEAALIASRVPGVGIVRSPDRVAGARAAIGAGYDTLILDDAYQAVRLQRNENILLIDATNPFGNGFIIPRGILREQLFAIQRATEVIVTRCDQAPENLPSIVNSIRRFAPKIPIRYTIHEATGLRRLADGKDYPLDWLCEKKLRAVCGIGNPQSFFETLKSLGAIVAERYSAPDHGDIPPGCFRGDMIVVMTEKDALRLDSTPPEHVYALCIALAPYIPAASASASI from the coding sequence ATGAACTATTTCAAACGACTCGCCCATAAGGTACGCAGCAACGCTCCTTTGCCCCTCTTTTGGCATAGTGTGCTTTGGCTTGCCTCGTGGATTCAACGTTTCGGCATGTGGCTCCGCTTACGCCGCCGACCTGTGTCGGTATCTGCTTATGTGATTAGTATGGGCAATATCACGGCAGGGGGGACGGGTAAAACGCCCGCCGTTATCGAGCGGGCAGCGCAAGAAATGAAAGAGGGCAAAAGCGTAGCTGTGATTACCCGCGGCTATGGCGCGTCCCGTGAATCTTTCCCCTTACTCTTCGACGGCAAGGAAAGCTTAGCTCGTGTGGCGAAACGCTTTGGTGATGAAGCCGCTTTGATCGCCTCCCGTGTGCCAGGCGTGGGCATCGTCCGTTCCCCTGATCGGGTAGCAGGCGCGCGCGCCGCCATCGGCGCCGGCTATGACACGCTTATTTTGGATGACGCTTACCAGGCAGTGCGCTTGCAGCGAAATGAAAATATTCTGCTCATCGACGCTACGAATCCTTTCGGAAACGGATTTATAATTCCCCGCGGTATTTTACGGGAACAGCTCTTTGCTATACAGCGTGCCACGGAAGTGATTGTGACCCGCTGTGATCAAGCGCCGGAAAATCTGCCCTCTATTGTGAACAGCATTCGCCGCTTCGCGCCGAAGATTCCCATTCGCTATACCATCCATGAAGCGACCGGATTGAGACGTCTTGCCGACGGCAAGGACTACCCCTTGGATTGGCTCTGTGAAAAAAAGCTGCGCGCCGTGTGCGGTATCGGCAATCCACAGTCTTTTTTCGAAACCTTGAAATCCCTGGGCGCGATTGTTGCGGAGCGTTACAGTGCACCGGATCACGGCGACATTCCTCCCGGCTGTTTCAGGGGCGATATGATTGTGGTCATGACCGAAAAAGACGCCCTCCGTCTGGACAGTACGCCGCCTGAGCACGTCTACGCCTTATGTATTGCCCTCGCTCCTTATATACCTGCCGCCTCTGCGAGCGCCTCTATATAA